The genomic interval TCGTGAAGGCCGCCTCCTGCGCCGCCGTCAGACTCTTCGCCCGCCCACGCCAGGCCGTCGGACCACCGACGTACATGTGCAGCAGGTAGTGCGCGGAGACCGACGTGATGCCGGTCGTGCGCGGGAGGTCGTTCAATAGGAGAGCGCTTCCGTCGGTCGGGGTGCTGTTCACGATCGACACGATCTCGGTCCCGCCCGCGGCGAGCTTGATCCAACTGGTGTCGGAGCGGCGAGCGAGTGCGCCGGCGAGATCCTGCGCGACCTGCGGGGCCGCGGTCAGGCGAACCAGCCACAGCGACCGCCCGGCCGCCTGCGGGTCCGGGAGGCCGACCACGCGCAGTCCGGCTTCGGCCCGCAACCGGTTGAAGCGACGGGCAACCGTCTGCGTCGAGACCCCGAGAACCTCCCCGATCCGGCTGTACGGCGCTCGCCCGTCGAGCTGCAGCGCATGGATCAGGGCTCGGTCGATCGAATCCACCATGTGAAGATCATGACCTAGAGACCGCTCTCTTGGAATGTTCTCGCAGATCTCGTCCAGTTTGTGGAGAGAAATCGAGCTCGATCCGACTCTGGTGACATGAACAAGCGATGGATCGGGCTGATCGCCCTACTCGTGGCCGAGGCCATGAACCTGTTGGACGCGACGATCGTCCAGGTCGCTGCGCCGGTGATCCACGGGGACCTCGGCGGCCCGGCCGCGGACATCCAGTGGTACAGCGCGGCGTACACGCTGCCGTTCGCGGCACTGCTCATCACCGGTGGCCGGCTCGGCGATCGGTACGGCCGGCGGCGGATCTTCCGGATCGGCGTTGCCGCCTTCGTGCTCACCTCGACGACCTGCGCGCTGGCGATGACACCCAGCCTGCTGATCGCGTCGCGTGCGGTCCAGGGCGCGGCGGCCGCGCTGGTGATTCCACAGACCATCGGGCTGATCAAGGCCGGATTCACGGGTGACGCACTCGCGAAGGCGCTCGGCACGATCGGTCCGGTGATGGGGCTCGCCGGTATCTCCGGGCCGCTCCTCGGCGGGTTCATCACCGAGGTCAGCACGTGGCGCGCGGTCTTCCTGGTCAATGTGCCCCTGGGCCTCGCCGTGCTCGCCCTTTCGTCCCTGCTGCCCGAGTCAGCGGCTCCGCAGCGGCCGCGGATCGACGTACTCGGGACGGTGTTGCTGACCGGCGGCACCGCGCTCATCGTCTACCCGGTCTTGCAGTCACGCGACTGGTACCTGCTGATCGGCGGAGCCGTGCTGCTCGGGCTGTGCCTGTTGCGGGGCAATCTGATCGAGACGAGCCTGTTCGCGCACCGTGGTTTCGCTCCGGCGTTGGCGACCTCGACCCTGTTCTTCGCGGTGATGAGCGGGCTGACGCTGGTCGTCGTACTGCATCAGCAACTCACGCTGCACCACGGCGTCATGCGCGCCAGCCTCGCGTTGCTGCCGTGGTCGGCCGCGAGCGGGATCGCCTCACTGGTCGCGGGTCAGTGGCTCGTCGCCCGGTTCGGATCACGGCTCATGTACGCCGGTCTCGGCGTACTGCTCGTCGGGCTGGTCGCTGCGCCGTACGCGCTCCTGCCTGCGTTGGCCGTTGGTGGCGTC from Kribbella sp. NBC_00709 carries:
- a CDS encoding MFS transporter; this translates as MNKRWIGLIALLVAEAMNLLDATIVQVAAPVIHGDLGGPAADIQWYSAAYTLPFAALLITGGRLGDRYGRRRIFRIGVAAFVLTSTTCALAMTPSLLIASRAVQGAAAALVIPQTIGLIKAGFTGDALAKALGTIGPVMGLAGISGPLLGGFITEVSTWRAVFLVNVPLGLAVLALSSLLPESAAPQRPRIDVLGTVLLTGGTALIVYPVLQSRDWYLLIGGAVLLGLCLLRGNLIETSLFAHRGFAPALATSTLFFAVMSGLTLVVVLHQQLTLHHGVMRASLALLPWSAASGIASLVAGQWLVARFGSRLMYAGLGVLLVGLVAAPYALLPALAVGGVGVGLFTTAFFTEALHRVEPHETGSAAGLLNAVQQFGATLGVAAFGTIFLHHPTSLDRAVWIAAAVVVVTVATAHLMRSPRFLRSPRHGRGAPEPASTGR